The genomic region TGCCTCACTAAAAGACAAAGGTGCCCTTGTCCCTGCACTCTACAAGGTCATCCGAGAGAACTACAGCGATGTACGGACATAcactttaatattttaattatctTTTGTAAAATCCTGACTACACTTTTAGTATTGTGTCCTGTTTCAAGAGCCACCACTAAAATTTAACTATTAGATGTTTACGCACCCTTAAATATCTCAAGTTTGAATGCCCTATTGGATGGTTGTTGGTTCCAACCCACTGTACTATATATCCTTCTGTGCGTCATCCTCACATTACTTATTATACATCGATGCCAAATGTATTATGATTGGCAGTTTCTGTGTGCTGATTTTTGTAGACCTCTGTCAGAATGAAACCATGTGCCCATGTTTTTGCCCTTTCTGTCCTCTCCAGTTGCTAGAGCCAGTGTGCCACCAGTTATTTGAGTTTTACCGAAGCGGTGAGCCGCAGCTGCAACGTTTCACGCTACAGTTCCTGCCAGAGCTCCTGTGGAGCCTCCTGTCCGTCAGCGCAGCCAGAGACCCTCACACATCCGGTTGCATCGAGGCCCTGCTGTTGGGCATTTACAACCTGGTAGGGgagaggattgtgtgtgtgtgtgtgtgtgtgtgtgtgtgtgtgtgtgtgtgtgtgtgtgtgtgtgtgtgtgtgtgtgtgtgtgtgtgtgtgtgtgtgtgtgtgtgtgtgtgtgtgtgtgtgtgtgtgtgtgtgtgtgtgtgtgtgtgtgtgtgtgtgtgtgtgtgtgtgtgtgtgtgtgtgtgtgtgtgtgtgtgtgtgtgtgtgtgtgtgtgtgtgtgtgtgtgtgtgtgtgtgtgtgtgtgtgtgtgtgtgtgtgtgtgtgtgtgtgtgtgtgtgtgtgtgtgtgtgtgtgtgtgtgtgtgtgtgtgtgtgtgtgtgtgtgtgtgtgtgtgtgtgtgcattttcaaTGCCAAGTTCTTATGTCGCAGCTGTTATTTATTACCATTAAAGGAGAGCTTTTCTtgttaataacaataacattcCTGTGTGATAAGTACAAGGGAAGGAAAAACACCAAGAAAAGGTCCTGGATCCTAAGCAATGGGTGTAATCATGCAGTTCCAGAAGCAGGGGACACTCAACTCTGTTTATTGCCTTGTTAGACAGCTATGCATGCAGTGTGACAGTAAATATGGGTAAGAAATGGAGGAATTGAAACCCAGTGACTTTGGTAATACACATTATGGAATGGTTGCTCCTTGCAAATGCCCCTAAGGTTCACACAGAGATGTCAGCACTAGTAATTATTAAAGTGTGTTGAGTCCTATTTGTCATTCATTTTGGCTCTCAACGTTTTATCCATCAGCTAAGTGCAGTGTCCCCTAACTTCCTCTCTGAATAGCAGAATAAGTCAGCTGTCACTCAACTCACTGGCTGCTCCTATTAATCtatttgacattaaaatgcacacagggtgtgtgtgtgtgtgtgtgtgtgtagggggggccGGAAGCAATTTCATTCTGCTCTGTTTGGCAGTGCATCAGTGAACATTTTTCTGtttctccatctccaccacTCTCcagttctttctctctccaacaCTCACCCATGTCTGTCCATCCTGagtcccatcacacacacacacacacacacacacacacacacacactagcagaCTGATTTGGGAAACGGAGACCCTGAggtccacacacaaacactcacatatAACAGATGAATGTGCTTCAAGAGATAAGCACACACTCTTTCGAGGTTTAgggcacacacaaaaagaatgTCTGTTTTTCTCACCCACAGAAAtattgtctttctctttcacagGAAATAGTTGATAAAGATGGACAAAGTAAAGTATTATCTTTTACTGTCCCTTCCCTCTCCAAACCATCAGTATACCATGaggtgagaaacacacagaaatccaCTCTGctcttttaattttcttttgcataaatgttcagtttaaaacttcctcttcttctccccacCTCCAGCCCTCAGCCATCGGCTCCATTGCCCTTACAGAGGGGGCTCTAGCCAATCACGGGCTGAGCAGGGTGGTGTACAGCGGACCACACCTCCAGAGAGAGACCTTTACAGCACAAAACAGGTATGAGGCTTGACGGGCGAACTTATTTTAAAGTCTGCTGAATGGATGTTGATGTGTCCGCAGGGTGGAGgttgtgcacattttaaaatggcttTCCCGGTAGTAAGCTACCAGTCTGCCTGCTAAGAATTGGCAGCAAACGGAAAACccaaaatagaaacacaaatgaAGGAGGAAGGACAATCTGATAAAGAAGCACAGTGAAATCCAGTGGCCAAACCAGgcactttcttcttttgtgaaGCCGAAGGCATTTTATTCATCAGCTTTCTTAAAAAGTGAAATGTATTATGATCTGTGACTACAATTCTATCATATTTTAGTGTAATTTGATAgaaatttgtatttgttaataatacattttgaccAACATACATTATCAGTCAGCACAGGTATTAATCAGGAAAAATACCTGTTCTGACATGCAAATGTATGATTTGCATAATTAGGTTATATACCGTACATAACCTTCTATAAATGGATCCATTATAAGATCACTTCCTGAATAGATTTAACAATTGGCAGATAGATTTATTTCGTAGTTTATCTTTTGAAATCACACTAAAATCCTATCTGCCAACATATATTCTTGTGGTTGGGAACCAACCTTTTCACACGATCTTTGTTTGATTTTTCCGCCCACATcagggtttgattgacagctttgCCCCCAGCCCAAATGAACCGTACTAACCATGCAAACGGACCTGCGTTTGCTTTAAACAAACCATACTGGTTAGGTTCGAAAGCAGTCTTTGTCTGGCAGGCTCCTTAAATGTGGTAGTTTCAGTGGCTTGTCCTCAGAATTATGAAGTGACAGCGTTTAGCTGCTGCAAGAGCCAATTATTTTCTGCACTAGCTTCAGTGATGGCGCGTGGCAGTCGTCTTTGCTCAGGAGAACTGTTTCCTATATGGAAGAAAGAATTATGAGGCAGCTGTGAAAAATCTGATGAATTGCCTCAAAGTGATCTCACTCGATTCAGTGTCGGTTGAGAGTGAAGACCAGTCTGGAGTTTGACAATCTGGAGATGTGGACTTAGAAATAGTATCAGAACGGTAGCACCACACACCCACATCTCAGAACGGAGAGTAGCAGTTGAGTTAAGCTGTGGGTGATGTACTGTAGATGCCAGGGTTTTGACAAGGAATGCAacgaataaaaaaagatgaaatctCTGATTCTGTGGAGTACTGTTTTTGTAATCTTTCAATCTCTTTGATTACGGTTTGTCTAACTACAGTATAGATGGAAGTGAAAACTGTGTCTGGGATTTTTCTGATCTGATAAGTTtcaagttttgttttgttttgtctgtcatGTTGTAATGTAGACGTGCTATATTAAgggtatgtttgtgtttttgagatTTGACGTGCtgaccttcctgctgctgtgctACAACGCTGCGCTCAGCTACATGACCGCCCCCTCCCTCCAGTCCCTCTGCCAGTTCAGCTCCAGgtaaagaacacacacagacacacacacacacacacaaaaatgagcTATGCTTGTAGAAGAAGATACAACTAAAATGATTACACCCACCGATAAAGCTTCAGGGAACAACTCCAGCTGGGCCCGATACAGAATGTCATCCAGTGCTTTGGATCCCAGTTCAACCTCCCCATTGCACCTATACACAAagacattaattaaaaatacacacaacacatgcagaTTTTGTCATGAGGACTTGAGGACACGCACACCAATTTGATGCTGTATAATGAGGATCATTGTGTCATTTCTTGATTGTGAATGTCTTTGAGGGGGCTACTTAAATATGGCTAAACTATTTTACCAGCACTTGCTTATCTGATCCTCTTGTAAACTTTGCCAGGAAGTAATTTGCCTTAATAGAGCTGCAGCCAAGTAGCTCAGTGGAGTGGTTCCCCTGATTTTAATCTTCCCTGTTCAAGTCCCcttattgttttttcatttgcttTCCTCCAGGGTGTGTATATGCGGTTACCCGCGGCAACAGATGCGCCGCTACAAAGGCATTAGCACACGGCTGACGGTCACGTCAGAGTTCCTGGTTCAGCTCATCACAGGGATACACTACGCCTTGTGAGTGGACACACGTGCCTGCACAAACTACCAAACCAACACAGCACAGACTGATCAGCTTTATCTTTTCATGTCTTACATTTGAAGTGTTTTCTTAAAATTTGCTCCATGTGACTTATCTCtgactttatttgatttgtaccaatcattttattatttagcttttttttattaaagaggtTGGACTGTGACAATCAATGAGCATGctcactttgcattttttttatgaaccaGTTTATGCTGCTGTGTTGCATTTCTCAAATGATCTTTTAGACAATATAACAagaaactgtaaacaaacaaagttatCCGTGCGTTCAGCTTTAGTCACCACAACACATTGAGAGACTtgaaagatacacacacacacacacacacacacaatttcctTACTCAAAATATTTGCAAGAAAGTATTTTAAAGCCAGCAGTGTTTGTATCCATGTTTACAAACTTGCAGTCTTCCCTGTCTTTGCTGGTGCATTTTCTGCATCCCACCACCTATCATTCAATGGGATAGTGAG from Cyclopterus lumpus isolate fCycLum1 chromosome 11, fCycLum1.pri, whole genome shotgun sequence harbors:
- the fam126a gene encoding hyccin isoform X1 yields the protein MLAMDQGMVEEWLSEFKTLPDSAVPTYAASLKDKGALVPALYKVIRENYSDLLEPVCHQLFEFYRSGEPQLQRFTLQFLPELLWSLLSVSAARDPHTSGCIEALLLGIYNLEIVDKDGQSKVLSFTVPSLSKPSVYHEPSAIGSIALTEGALANHGLSRVVYSGPHLQRETFTAQNRFDVLTFLLLCYNAALSYMTAPSLQSLCQFSSRVCICGYPRQQMRRYKGISTRLTVTSEFLVQLITGIHYALCNGEVELGSKALDDVLYRAQLELFPEALLVGNAIKSSLHGAALKNNNKEGARSIQVEITPTSSRISRNAVTSLSIRGHRWKRHESQEVSVDSDAAVGGVAVPEISVTGVSGERMPNGDSLRPRPDGRAQPDCDPLGGASEVSMDPRGHDSGTRGQEVRRQKSVRRMVENEGSGSASTGRSQY